In Vagococcus luciliae, one genomic interval encodes:
- the yghU gene encoding glutathione-dependent disulfide-bond oxidoreductase — translation MTDYQLPKIWQWDDENTNRGGNRPTAGSRFDQTLPIGTAPFQVYSLGTPNGVKVTILFEELKELGVTGADYDLYKINIGEGDQFGSDFVSINPNSKIPAMVDQSQTPRVDVFESGSILVYLAEKFGKFLPSNIHEKTETLNWLFWQVGAGPFVGGGFGHFFHYAPEKLKYPIDRYTMETKRQLDLLDKVLADRSYIAGENYTIADIAIWSWYGQLVLGNLYEGSAEFLDVSSYTNLIEWTNRIAERPAVKRGLAVDYLSID, via the coding sequence ATGACAGACTATCAATTACCAAAAATTTGGCAATGGGACGATGAAAATACCAATAGAGGTGGCAATCGACCAACAGCAGGAAGTCGATTTGATCAAACTTTGCCAATTGGAACAGCACCATTTCAAGTGTATTCATTAGGAACACCTAATGGCGTGAAGGTTACTATCCTATTTGAAGAACTGAAAGAATTAGGAGTAACAGGGGCAGATTACGACTTATACAAAATTAATATAGGTGAAGGAGATCAGTTTGGATCTGATTTTGTCTCAATTAATCCAAACTCTAAAATTCCAGCAATGGTTGATCAAAGTCAAACGCCACGAGTGGATGTATTTGAGTCAGGCTCTATTTTAGTTTATCTAGCCGAAAAATTCGGGAAATTTTTACCATCAAATATACATGAAAAAACAGAAACGCTTAATTGGCTATTTTGGCAAGTAGGGGCTGGACCTTTTGTTGGTGGTGGATTTGGCCATTTCTTTCACTATGCTCCTGAAAAGTTAAAATACCCAATTGATCGATATACAATGGAAACAAAAAGACAATTAGATTTATTAGACAAAGTTTTAGCTGATAGATCTTATATTGCTGGAGAAAATTATACTATTGCAGATATTGCTATTTGGTCATGGTACGGGCAACTTGTATTAGGTAATCTTTATGAGGGTTCTGCAGAATTTTTAGATGTTTCTAGCTATACTAATTTAATCGAATGGACAAATCGAATTGCTGAAAGACCAGCAGTAAAACGTGGATTAGCAGTAGATTATCTATCAATAGACTAA
- a CDS encoding class A sortase, which translates to MKKRQELRKNKQKLNRKRKLILWLSFMVILVSLVLLFNESLTSFVLKSHHAPNISQTTKADIKKHHNESEDSEFDFEKSSKADIKSALKSTFKDEKVPVLGGITIPDLNINLPILRGVSDYAILMGAGTMKKDQEMGKGNYSLTSHHMLNQEVLFGPIIHAKIDMPIYLTDLENVYEYRVTNMAYIQATDVHVIEDNDNKAELTLITCDETGEGRFMLKASFFKQIPVELTEKKIMNFFYQKQNLYE; encoded by the coding sequence ATGAAAAAAAGACAAGAATTAAGAAAAAATAAACAAAAACTAAACAGAAAAAGAAAATTGATATTATGGTTATCTTTTATGGTTATTTTAGTATCTTTGGTTTTATTATTTAATGAATCTTTGACATCATTTGTATTAAAATCGCATCATGCTCCAAATATTAGCCAGACTACTAAAGCTGATATAAAAAAACATCACAATGAATCAGAAGACTCCGAGTTTGATTTTGAAAAATCAAGTAAAGCAGATATTAAATCTGCACTAAAATCAACTTTTAAAGATGAAAAAGTTCCTGTACTAGGAGGAATAACAATACCTGATTTAAATATAAATTTACCTATTTTACGTGGTGTTTCAGATTATGCCATTTTAATGGGTGCTGGAACAATGAAAAAAGACCAAGAGATGGGAAAAGGGAACTATTCTTTGACCAGTCATCATATGTTAAATCAAGAAGTATTATTTGGGCCCATTATTCACGCTAAAATAGATATGCCCATTTATTTAACAGATTTGGAAAATGTTTATGAGTATAGAGTGACAAATATGGCGTATATCCAAGCAACAGATGTCCATGTCATTGAAGATAATGACAATAAGGCAGAATTAACATTAATAACTTGTGATGAAACAGGAGAAGGTCGTTTCATGTTAAAGGCGTCTTTTTTTAAACAAATTCCTGTAGAATTAACAGAAAAAAAGATAATGAACTTTTTTTATCAAAAACAAAATTTGTATGAATAA
- a CDS encoding chloride channel protein, producing MKELIKKQIILMISSVIIGLIVGGLDTFFGKILIWLSTIRVEYFYQLIPFLAFSGMIFMHLFMKYGKESYKGMSLVFEAGHETRQEITLRLIPFVMIGTWMTHLFGGSAGREGVAVQLGATVSSWFGRLIKQEELKSHFIIIGIAAGFAGLFRTPIAATFFALEVLVVGTLRHDVLFPTLIGAFVASQTSKQLGLEKFQVLLTTKLDIDLSLFIILILLGVLFGLTGLLFVGLLEHTKGYLSKLIKNPVIKIGIGGVILSVLLMLLGQGRYSGLGTNLIEMSFTSQTVHYYDWLLKLLLTVLTLSVGFLGGEVTPLFSIGATLGVVLGQLLGLPIELTAALGYASVFGSATNTLFAPIFIGGEVFGFSYLPFFVIVCVTSFVCAKGKSIYPLQKYN from the coding sequence ATGAAAGAGTTAATTAAAAAGCAAATCATTTTAATGATTAGTAGTGTTATTATTGGGTTAATAGTTGGTGGATTAGACACTTTTTTTGGCAAAATATTGATTTGGTTATCCACTATTAGGGTGGAATATTTTTATCAGCTTATACCATTTTTAGCCTTTTCTGGTATGATTTTTATGCATTTGTTTATGAAGTATGGTAAAGAAAGTTATAAAGGTATGTCTCTTGTTTTTGAAGCAGGGCATGAAACAAGACAGGAGATTACATTGAGATTGATTCCTTTTGTTATGATTGGAACATGGATGACGCATCTATTTGGTGGAAGTGCGGGTAGAGAAGGTGTCGCTGTTCAACTTGGGGCAACAGTGTCGAGTTGGTTTGGGCGACTTATAAAACAAGAGGAGTTAAAAAGTCATTTTATTATTATAGGGATTGCAGCAGGTTTTGCTGGATTATTTAGAACCCCTATTGCGGCAACTTTTTTTGCGCTGGAAGTTTTAGTAGTAGGAACATTACGTCATGATGTACTATTTCCTACGTTGATTGGGGCTTTTGTAGCTAGTCAGACATCAAAACAATTAGGCTTGGAAAAATTTCAGGTTCTATTAACGACAAAATTAGACATTGATTTATCGTTATTTATTATTTTAATTTTATTAGGAGTATTATTTGGGTTAACTGGTCTATTATTTGTCGGACTTTTAGAGCATACTAAAGGGTACTTGAGCAAATTAATTAAAAATCCTGTTATTAAAATAGGAATAGGTGGGGTAATTTTAAGTGTATTATTGATGCTATTGGGACAAGGTAGATACTCTGGCTTAGGAACAAATCTTATCGAGATGTCATTTACTAGTCAAACAGTTCATTATTATGATTGGTTGTTAAAGCTGTTATTGACTGTTTTAACCTTATCAGTCGGATTTCTAGGCGGGGAAGTCACACCATTATTTTCTATTGGGGCGACATTAGGTGTTGTCTTGGGTCAATTACTTGGGTTACCAATAGAACTGACCGCAGCATTGGGATATGCGAGTGTTTTTGGTAGTGCAACGAATACCCTTTTTGCCCCTATTTTTATTGGAGGAGAAGTATTTGGTTTTAGTTACTTACCTTTCTTTGTTATTGTCTGCGTGACATCATTTGTGTGTGCAAAAGGAAAAAGCATTTACCCTTTACAAAAATATAATTAA
- a CDS encoding LPXTG cell wall anchor domain-containing protein: protein MKKKVYIGLFSALLLVGGTSVYSLAEETTDEVKTEDVAKEQGNNVKPNLGKVTLIGYTKNEDNQDFSDYAFSVPKPAEFQGLKLGELTLVNVPYSADNKNLIGATELYHTVLDGKFDTKIRYGIYDEGDQLRFQPILGNVNVGQANYPGKVGLTPFIGGEIGNGNAFFETPNGTYSAFIRVIFTNVPQPSDDENNDTNNAVVEQPENSTSNSQNQTDSTDAKDTTDNNINATKQSGTTNPKNSTDNNTTPAKQNEKEFVNNIKKTGDTSEKYANNKKLPQTSQSNTVLPGLMLLLLGSVTAVFAKFKFSTK, encoded by the coding sequence TTGAAAAAGAAAGTTTATATTGGGTTATTTTCAGCTTTATTATTAGTTGGTGGAACATCAGTTTATTCATTAGCTGAAGAAACAACTGATGAGGTAAAAACTGAAGACGTTGCTAAAGAACAAGGAAATAATGTGAAACCTAATTTAGGAAAAGTAACATTGATTGGGTACACTAAAAATGAAGATAATCAAGATTTCAGTGATTATGCATTTTCAGTGCCAAAACCAGCAGAATTTCAAGGGTTAAAACTTGGTGAGTTAACTTTAGTAAACGTTCCGTACAGTGCAGATAATAAAAATCTAATTGGTGCTACTGAACTTTATCATACGGTTTTAGATGGTAAATTTGATACAAAAATTCGTTACGGGATATATGACGAGGGTGATCAATTACGATTCCAACCGATACTAGGAAATGTTAATGTAGGTCAAGCCAATTATCCAGGAAAAGTTGGTTTAACTCCATTTATTGGCGGGGAAATAGGCAACGGTAATGCTTTCTTTGAAACACCTAATGGCACTTATAGTGCGTTCATTAGAGTTATTTTCACTAACGTCCCTCAACCTAGTGATGATGAAAACAATGATACAAATAACGCTGTTGTAGAACAACCTGAAAATTCTACAAGCAATAGTCAAAATCAAACTGACTCAACTGATGCTAAAGATACGACAGATAACAACATAAATGCTACAAAACAAAGTGGAACAACCAATCCTAAAAACTCTACAGATAACAACACAACCCCTGCAAAACAAAATGAAAAAGAGTTTGTTAATAACATAAAAAAAACAGGTGATACTAGCGAAAAATATGCAAATAACAAAAAATTACCTCAAACTAGTCAATCAAACACTGTTTTACCTGGTTTAATGTTACTTTTACTAGGTAGTGTAACAGCTGTCTTTGCAAAATTTAAGTTTTCTACTAAATAA
- a CDS encoding YbgA family protein → MEQTDKQLLKEFQTSWTKHKYWVMSRSQQAYNDIRLLAKGNQWTQEKHTQYTNKLSELEDYQPTDKTLTVTYQHIWGYFKKIATVEEKNRYKDLIETTPLQSKELENFLKELSQKYHQTYLLNINWGLSSNEINVK, encoded by the coding sequence ATGGAGCAGACAGATAAGCAATTATTAAAAGAATTTCAAACATCGTGGACTAAACATAAATATTGGGTGATGTCTCGTTCGCAACAGGCATACAATGATATCCGTTTACTAGCTAAAGGTAATCAATGGACTCAAGAAAAACATACCCAATATACAAACAAATTATCTGAATTAGAGGATTATCAACCAACAGACAAAACCCTGACAGTTACTTACCAACATATTTGGGGATATTTTAAAAAGATTGCAACAGTTGAGGAAAAAAATAGATACAAAGATCTAATTGAAACAACACCTTTACAAAGTAAAGAATTAGAAAATTTTTTAAAAGAGTTAAGTCAAAAGTATCATCAAACCTATTTATTGAATATAAATTGGGGACTGTCATCTAACGAGATAAATGTAAAGTAA
- the budA gene encoding acetolactate decarboxylase — protein sequence MSHNILFQQGNMQLLSEGLLDGTITLKELLSHGNTGIGTGEGIDGELIIIDGVGYKINHHGETEILNDSFNITFADTHFDHYQLLTEVDDVNLTTCLNDIKQLISGNNLFFSVKLHGNFKQITTRSAKKSVKPYPSLEKVGENQVEFTAKNVTGTLISYYSPMLYQGVTVAGFHSHFLADDLSIGGHVLTAEIDHVTAYTQIFRSFLQSNPIDDFDFIHADLSDINKLDTVIKNVE from the coding sequence ATGTCTCATAATATTCTTTTTCAACAAGGAAACATGCAACTTTTAAGTGAGGGTCTTTTAGATGGAACAATTACCTTAAAAGAATTACTCTCTCATGGTAATACAGGAATTGGCACTGGTGAAGGTATTGATGGTGAACTAATTATAATCGATGGTGTTGGGTATAAAATTAATCATCACGGGGAGACCGAAATTCTTAATGACTCTTTTAACATTACTTTTGCAGATACACACTTTGATCACTATCAATTACTAACTGAAGTAGACGATGTTAATTTGACAACTTGTCTAAATGATATTAAACAACTTATTTCAGGAAACAACCTATTCTTTTCAGTTAAACTTCATGGTAACTTTAAACAGATTACAACTCGTTCAGCAAAAAAATCAGTTAAACCCTATCCTAGCTTAGAAAAAGTAGGAGAAAATCAAGTTGAATTTACAGCTAAAAATGTGACAGGCACACTTATCAGTTATTATTCTCCAATGCTATATCAGGGTGTTACTGTTGCTGGCTTTCATAGTCATTTCTTAGCTGATGACTTATCTATCGGTGGACATGTCTTAACAGCAGAAATTGATCATGTTACAGCTTATACTCAAATCTTCCGTTCATTTTTACAAAGTAATCCCATTGATGATTTTGACTTTATTCATGCTGATTTAAGTGATATCAATAAATTAGATACTGTGATTAAAAATGTTGAATAA
- a CDS encoding Dps family protein has protein sequence MKLEETKRTLNQLVADLSQFSVVIHQTHWYMRGPEFLSLHPLMDEYMDEINDQLDVISERLITLGGEPYSTLQEFIDNTGIKDEKGSYSKPIPERLKNLVAGYKYLIGVYEKGIEVSEKEGDLGTQDIFISFKTDLEKKVWMLQATLNEAPGI, from the coding sequence ATGAAATTAGAAGAAACTAAACGTACATTGAATCAATTAGTAGCAGATTTAAGTCAGTTTTCAGTGGTTATTCATCAGACACATTGGTATATGAGAGGACCTGAATTTTTATCACTACACCCATTAATGGATGAGTATATGGATGAAATCAATGATCAACTGGACGTCATTTCTGAACGTTTGATTACTTTAGGTGGCGAACCTTACTCTACCTTACAAGAATTTATTGACAACACTGGTATTAAAGATGAAAAAGGAAGCTATTCTAAACCAATTCCTGAACGCCTAAAAAACTTAGTCGCTGGTTATAAATATCTAATCGGTGTTTATGAAAAAGGAATTGAAGTGAGCGAAAAAGAGGGCGACCTAGGAACTCAAGACATCTTTATTTCATTTAAGACAGATCTTGAGAAAAAAGTATGGATGTTACAAGCAACTCTTAATGAAGCTCCTGGAATTTAA